The Fusarium oxysporum Fo47 chromosome II, complete sequence genome includes a region encoding these proteins:
- a CDS encoding major facilitator superfamily domain-containing protein, with product MFESSSKATEPSQTWEELVPNNGNVIEALSDASEALSRDHVEYLMKRHGTLDLDPLPGPDDKIVNLMLVVVHACMATFIAAAIIPAFPELAEDLGVSLQQVSYLTTLQIAFLAVAPAIHRPFANTFGRRPMFLVSLLVSMLGNIGCAKSSSYAAMAACRAIVAFFISPAAALGSGVVTETFLKKHRARCLGIWTLMTIISVPLAPLIMGFIAAAGGYQWIYWMLAIINGLQLVAYFFLGPETRYVRDTNELKSSSFKRQYLNFKRIDPRPLSLNDFIHPFGLWRKISVVLPTVAHAMVFLFCNTLIAVEIPNLFGEKFGFNSQQLGLQFIGMIVGHALGEPISGTLSDYWMNRRARKTGCKAQPEYRLWFSYLGFMLAIAGVVVFLVQIQLAPQDHWNITPVIGIALAGAGNQIATTVLVTYAVDRHPQEAASIGVFVTFIRQVWAFIGPFWFPPMFTSVGLVASSGIATGLIVAVSLIPTAFIHWSSRSRQAQEKGSSV from the exons ATGTTTGAAAGCTCTTCCAAAGCGACAGAACCCTCCCAGACCTGGGAAGAGCTCGTCCCCAACAATGGAAACGTTATCGAGGCCCTCAGCGACGCTTCCGAAGCATTGTCGCGCGATCATGTCGAATACTTGATGAAGCGGCACGGCACTCTGGATCTCGATCCTCTGCCAGGCCCCGACGAC AAAATTGTCAACCTCATGCTCGTGGTTGTACATGCCTGTATGGCAACCTTTATAGCCGCAGCAATCATTCCAGCTTTTCCAGAGCTCGCTGAGGACTTGGGTGTCTCCCTCCAGCAAGTTTCATATCTAACCACACTTCAGATTGCCTTCCTAGCAGTAGCCCCTGCGATTCACCGACCATTCGCCAATACTTTCGGTCGACGACCTATGTTTCTTGTCTCCTTGCTTGTCAGTATGCTTGGAAACATTGGCTGCGCCAAGAGTTCTTCCTACGCTGCCATGGCTGCTTGTCGAGCCATTGTTGCCTTCTTTATTAGTCCAGCCGCTGCCCTTGGTAGTGGTGTCGTGACTGAAACGTTTCTCAAGAAACACAGAGCTCGATGTTTAGGTATCTGGACTCTAATGACCATCATCAGTGTTCCACTTGCACCTCTCATTATGGGGTTTATCGCCGCCGCTGGGGGATACCAATGGATCTACTGGATGCTAGCAATT ATCAACGGCTTGCAGCTAGTCGCCTACTTTTTCCTTGGACCAGAAACGCGGTATGTTCGCGACACCAATGAACTCAAAAGCTCTTCGTTCAAGAGACAAtatctcaacttcaaacgTATCGATCCCCGCCCGCTGTCGCTCAACGATTTCATTCATCCCTTTGGGCTCTGGCGCAAGATCAGTGTCGTACTTCCTACGGTCGCTCACGCTATGGTGTTCCTTTTCTGCAACACGCTTATTGCTGTGGAAATACCCAACTTGTTCGGCGAGAAGTTCGGGTTCAATTCCCAGCAGCTCGGCCTCCAGTTCATTGGTATGATTGTGGGACATGCCTTGGGTGAACCAATCAGTGGAACACTAAGCGACTATTGGATGAACAGGCGTGCGAGGAAGACTGGATGTAAGGCGCAGCCAGAATACCGGCTTTGGTTTAGCTACCTAGGGTTTATGCTCGCAATTGCGGGTGTAGTGGTATTCCTTGTCCAGATACAGCTCGCTCCTCAGGATCATTGGAACATCACCCCAGTGATAGGTATTGCGCTTGCGGGTGCTGGAAACCAAATTGCGACAACGGTACTTGTTACTTACGCGGTTGATCGCCATCCTCAGGAAGCAGCCAGTATTGGAGTTTTTGTCACTTTCATCCGTCAGGTGTGGGCTTTCATCGGCCCCTTTTG GTTCCCTCCTATGTTTACTAGCGTTGGCCTAGTTGCATCAAGTGGGATTGCTACTGGTCTCATTGTAGCTGTCAGTTTAATACCTACTGCTTTCATACACTGGAGTAGTCGGTCACGCCAGGCGCAGGAAAAGGGCAGTTCTGTTTAG
- a CDS encoding amidase signature domain-containing protein, giving the protein MTTLNIVEATIEDLQTALSQGALTSVDLVALYLRRICRYDRALNSTPILNSHVFEEAAASDDYRASGKPIRKLEGIPYTVKDSFKVKGMTVACASPAFKDLIAMDDAFTVSVIRNQGGILIGKTNMPPMACGGMQRGIYGRAESPYNSTYLAAAFASGSSNGSAVSTTASLAAFGLGEETVSSGRSPASNNGLVAYTPSRGLISIRGNWPLYPTCDVVVPHTRTMRDMLALLQVLLVQDPLTKGDFWRDQPFVELPKSSLSADKIQDIGNHTTLQGLRFAVPAMYIGGPVPQGAKPVTVNPRVVQVWEEARRQLENLGAEIVVVDDFPAVTAYENPSLSPRGTIQLPTSWHQTERGPMVAHGWDQFLRNNADPNYPSLKGVEGTNIFPMSMRTPVELEHLPTTTAIKWSQLTNYLEDTTMYQVENLKDALIALEDLRRKLLDDYLAEVDCDGFVFPAAGDVGAADADVNPSSALHAWKNGVYYSNGNGALRHLGIPTVTVPMGMVADKQMPIGLTFAGRAYDDERLLAWANAFEIKTGSRTPPPLTPPLQTDMITLRHIDSNTRISRPLIRVDKCRVYPLDNRDISGVSVEGALIVETNHAHKVTKPEPVIDIIVNGEDISADEIFVADAVDCMDHHVEIHFQARATTPKLAIQDRREQTMEAVARDKIMVVIIARSAPDGYPAGCLKLTGSEYMRPPTACLNCRSSKRRCDRADSSAACSQCVQRNLQCPTTITSPQLPRASEVRDPPRSIQSIHAQDERMYLVNLYFRFIHDSPHSLFHEPTFKASAAEGTVSKPVLLAMLGLSARFATEPDIVARGPMYRAQATAALKEDLEHICIENIQACILVGNNFFGEGDADAESLYFGLASRMTQILKLGEINESDDGVMREVKRRIFWTCFIIDTWASGGSNLSPQFRWRTKQPRGPLDEYMFYNMRSGDDDVADSDWKPGLWAHMVRLVGLYAQIQNLQQELANGVEWNESFIDESVQRLEAELSAFEEGLGPELMFSRENLASFVERGLGRVFIAFHLGYHHYYTLLFYQYLDHRRPPTRNGRKYASSCKAHAAIVCDVLKASREVPGAEALYNIVGHVTIVSSSVLLHTYLFGESHELEESRDRLSSNLESLVQLRNYWPSVEMMIKRLVVFQKNCIQSMNAESYRFDRWMVKFLIAHALALEDKVDDSWSAASVDAANGDAHLERGRITQAMIMDIQNYDTET; this is encoded by the exons ATGACAACTCTAAATATCGTGGAAGCAACTATTGAAGACCTCCAAACCGCACTGTCGCAAGGTGCATTGACAAGCGTTGACCTTGTAGCTCTCTACTTACGACGTATCTGCCGTTATGATCGCGCCCTCAACTCAACTCCAATATTGAATAGCCATGTCTTTGAGGAAGCTGCCGCATCTGACGACTATCGAGCTTCCGGCAAGCCGATTCGCAAGCTGGAGGGCATCCCGTATACCGTCAAAGATAGTTTCAAAGTCAAAGGCATGACCGTGGCTTGTGCTTCTCCAGCCTTTAAGGATCTTATCGCTATGGACGATGCGTTTACTGTCAGCGTAATTCGGAACCAGGGAGGCATTCTAATCGGGAAAACCAATATGCCACCAATGGCATGTGGTGGAATGCAGAGAGGCATCTACGGCCGGGCTGAAAGTCCATATAACAGCACCTACCTAGCCGCAGCTTTTGCATCTGGCTCATCAAATGGCTCCGCCGTTTCAACAACAGCTTCTTTGGCAGCATTTGGTCTAGGTGAAGAGACAGTATCTTCGGGACGCTCGCCTGCTTCTAATAACGGTCTGGTCGCCTATACTCCATCTCGAGGCTTAATCTCCATTCGGGGCAACTGGCCACTTTACCCCACTTGTGATGTTGTAGTACCGCATACACGGACTATGAGAGATATGCTTGCATTGCTTCAAGTGCTTCTTGTACAAGATCCACTTACTAAAGGGGATTTTTGGCGTGACCAACCCTTTGTGGAGTTGCCCAAGTCGTCGCTATCGGCAGACAAGATTCAGGATATTGGCAATCATACCACGCTTCAAGGTCTGCGATTTGCCGTCCCGGCTATGTATATCGGTGGTCCCGTCCCCCAAGGTGCCAAACCAGTTACCGTCAACCCAAGAGTGGTCCAAGTCTGGGAGGAAGCCAGAAGACAGCTCGAAAACCTAGGGGCGGAAATCGTTGTTGTTGACGACTTTCCGGCTGTCACAGCTTATGAGAACCCTAGTTTATCACCACGAGGCACAATTCAACTGCCCACGTCGTGGCATCAGACCGAGAGAGGGCCGATGGTCGCCCATGGTTGGGACCAGTTTCTGCGTAACAATGCCGATCCCAATTACCCCAGTCTGAAAGGCGTAGAAGGAACAAATATCTTCCCAATGTCTATGCGAACACCCGTCGAACTTGAACATCTCCCGACGACAACAGCTATTAAATGGAGCCAACTTACAAACTACCTGGAGGATACTACAATGTATCAAGTTGAAAATCTGAAAGATGCACTCATTGCGCTTGAGGATTTGCGCCGAAAGCTTTTGGACGACTACTTGGCAGAGGTTGATTGCGACGGCTTTGTGTTCCCTGCGGCTGGCGATGTCGGcgctgctgatgctgatgttAACCCCTCTAGTGCTTTGCATGCGTGGAAGAACGGGGTTTACTACAGCAATGGCAATGGAGCCCTGCGGCACTTGGGAATACCTACAGTTACGGTCCCTATGGGCATGGTCGCGGATAAGCAAATGCCTATAGGCCTCACATTTGCCGGCCGGGCATATGACGACGAAAGGCTCCTTGCATGGGCAAATGCATTCGAGATCAAGACAGGTTCAagaacaccaccaccactgaCGCCCCCACTGCAAACAGACATGATCACTCTGAGGCATATCGACAGTAATACTAGGATAAGCCGGCCGTTGATCAGGGTTGATAAATGTCGTGTCTACCCGCTCGACAACCGTGACATATCAGGCGTCAGTGTTGAGGGCGCTCTAATAGTGGAAACGAATCATGCGCACAAAGTGACGAAACCAGAACCAGTCATTGACATAATAGTTAATGGTGAAGATATATCGGCTGATGAGATATTTGTTGCGGATGCAGTGGACTGTATGGATCACCATGTAGAGATTCATTTCCAGGCACGCGCCACGACGCCTAAACTAGCGATCCAAGACAGGAGAGAGCAGACAATGGAAGCTGTTGCGAGAGACAAAATCATGGTAGTAATCATTGCGCGATCAGCGCCTGATGGATACCCTGCTGGCTGCCTCAAGTTA ACTGGGAGTGAAT ACATGCGACCCCCAACTGCGTGTTTGAACTGTAGAAGTTCTAAGCGCAGATGCGATCGGGCAGACAGCTCAGCAGCATGTTCCCAGTGTGTTCAGCGAAACTTGCAGTGTCCAACTACAATCACCAGCCCCCAACTTCCAAGGGCATCAGAAGTTCGAGATCCTCCGCGCTCTATTCAGTCGATCCACGCACAAGACGAGAGGATGTACTTAGTAAATCTCTACTTTCGCTTCATTCATGATTCCCCTCACAGCCTCTTCCATGAGCCCACCTTCAAAGCCAGCGCAGCGGAAGGTACAGTGTCCAAACCTGTCCTTCTTGCTATGCTAGGTTTGTCTGCAAG GTTTGCTACAGAGCCTGATATCGTTGCTCGTGGGCCAATGTATCGCGCTCAAGCTACTGCAGCATTGAAGGAAGACTTGGAACATATCTGTATTGAGAACATCCAAGCCTGCATTCTTGTCGGCAACAACTTCTTTGGTGAAGGTGACGCAGATGCTGAGTCCTTATATTTTG GACTTGCAAGTCGAATGACTCAAATTCTGAAGCTCGGTGAGATTAACGAGAGCGATGACGGCGTTATGCGAGAAGTAAAGAGACGCATATTCTGGACATGCTTCATTATTGACACTTGGGCCAGTGGAGGTTCTAATCTATCGCCACAGTTCAGATGGCGAACTAAACAACCTCGAGGGCCACTTGACGAGTATATGTTCTACAACATGAGATCAGGAGATGACGACGTCGCAGACTCGGACTGGAAGCCTGGATTATGGGCTCACATGGTCAGACTGGTTGGGTTATACGCTCAAATACAGAACCTCCAGCAAGAACTCGCGAATGGAGTTGAGTGGAACGAGTCCTTTATAGATGAGTCGGTGCAAAGGCTGGAGGCTGAGCTCAGTGCTTTCGAAGAGGGTTTAGGCCCTGAATTAATGTTCTCAAGGGAAAACCTGGCTTCTTTCGTTGAACGTGGCTTGGGACGCGTCTTCATAGCCTTTCATCTGGGCTATCACCACTACTATACACTATTGTTTTACCAATACCTCGATCATCGCCGACCACCTACAAGAAACGGCCGCAAGTACGCTAGCTCCTGCAAAGCTCATGCTGCGATTGTGTGCGACGTCCTAAAGGCCTCGAGGGAGGTCCCTGGGGCTGAAGCACTCTACAACATCGTGGGACATGTGACGATCGTGTCCTCGTCAGTGTTATTGCATACATACCTGTTTGGAGAGTctcatgagcttgaggagtCAAGAGACCGGCTGAGTTCAAACCTCGAGTCGTTGGTACAACTGCGAAACTACTGGCCCAGCGTGGAGATGATG ATCAAACGATTAGTTGTCTTTCAGAAGAATTGCATTCAATCAATGAATGCAGAGTCTTACCGATTCGACAGGTGGATGGTCAAGTTTCTCATTGCTCATGCACTTGCTCTTGAAGACAAGGTGGATGATAGTTGGTCTGCTGCCAGCGTTGATGCAGCAAACGGAGATGCCCATCTAGAACGAGGTCGTATCACTCAAGCCATGATTATGGATATCCAAAACTACGATACGGAAACCTGA
- a CDS encoding general substrate transporter — protein sequence MFFAGKMVNFVAIGAFQNLCTAYVADVSPLAIRSTTIGFCNLAQCIGPFISAILSNFSSQWESNWSWQSLIVAQWGFAGVALIGQLFMPESPVYLVRKGKMEKARMALERMYSDPEDASGHLERIKLTLEEADSQNLGSYLDCFKGTNLRRSLIAIMVFLSEPMSGLGFVSNYGALMYQYLGISDKKSFEIQIGAQILSMSGATIAFLVGDFYGRRPMYLAGCIGLSLLLICMGISGSVNTTAAVTASVGFYTMYNFFYNVGVGSTVYTLAGEIPTSVLRTKTLAISISISSAVNTMWSFVAPYMFNPGYGNLKAKIGFVYGAFMVIFAVMAFFFVPETRMRSYEELDELFMNKVPTRQFRTYVTLAERRAEEAYAIEHGIKDTVKDV from the coding sequence ATGTTCTTTGCTGGCAAGATGGTCAACTTTGTCGCAATTGGCGCGTTCCAGAACCTCTGCACAGCATACGTAGCTGATGTCTCACCACTGGCCATTCGATCTACAACAATTGGATTCTGTAACCTTGCTCAATGCATTGGTCCCTTTATCTCAGCCATCCTCTCCAACTTCAGCTCTCAATGGGAATCCAACTGGTCCTGGCAGTCTCTCATCGTTGCTCAATGGGGTTTTGCTGGTGTCGCTTTGATCGGACAGCTCTTCATGCCTGAGAGTCCTGTCTACCTGGTCCGCAAGGGCAAGATGGAAAAGGCCCGCATGGCTCTTGAGCGCATGTACTCGGACCCTGAAGACGCCTCTGGCCATCTTGAACGTATCAAGTTGACTCTCGAAGAAGCTGACTCACAGAATCTTGGCTCGTACCTTGATTGCTTCAAGGGCACCAATCTTCGACGATCTCTTATCGCCATCATGGTGTTCCTTTCTGAGCCCATGTCCGGTCTTGGGTTTGTCTCCAATTATGGCGCCCTTATGTACCAGTACCTTGGAATCAGCGACAAGAAGTCCTTCGAGATTCAGATCGGCGCTCAAATTCTCTCCATGTCCGGTGCGACCATCGCTTTCCTCGTTGGCGACTTTTATGGACGTCGACCCATGTACCTGGCTGGATGCATTGGCCTCTCCCTGCTTCTCATTTGCATGGGAATCTCTGGTTCGGTCAATACCACCGCTGCTGTGACGGCCTCTGTTGGCTTTTACACCATGTACAACTTTTTCTACAATGTCGGTGTTGGGTCAACTGTGTACACCCTTGCAGGAGAGATCCCCACGTCCGTCCTTCGTACCAAGACCCTTGCCATCTCAATCTCCATCTCGTCAGCTGTCAACACCATGTGGTCATTCGTCGCCCCCTACATGTTCAACCCTGGTTATGGCAATCTCAAGGCAAAGATTGGCTTTGTATACGGTGCTTTCATGGTTATCTTTGCTGTCATGGCATTCTTCTTTGTCCCCGAAACTCGCATGCGAAGTTAcgaggagctggacgagCTCTTCATGAACAAAGTGCCAACCCGTCAGTTCCGCACATATGTCACTCTTGCTGAGCGTCGCGCCGAGGAAGCTTATGCAATTGAGCATGGGATTAAGGATACTGTTAAGGATGTTTGA
- a CDS encoding bacterial alpha-L-rhamnosidase-domain-containing protein, translating to MSLQVFDVRFEHYRSPNTLGIHEHKPRISWRLSNAPPGFEQQAYELRLEQIIGKESYVVCTSQVESSESHLVPWPAEESLASRQRYTVCIRVRGEGETSFSDWSERAWLETGLLNRSDWKSKFISAPWSEKDNDKPKPEDLFRKAFTLNSGIASARLYITAQGIYEAEINGRRVGDYFLAPGWSCYDNELTYQTYDVTDLLDSRDNCLGVRLAEGWFTGRLSFDGGIRNRYGTRTSLLAQLELQYSDGSSQVITTDDDWMVAQGPIRLAEIYNGEKYDATVELPGWSSHEHVIGHWERAVALPFISEKINLTAGYREPVRRIETLQPISKITTPSGKTILDFGQNLVGYVRIKAVQGQRGHEVTLKHAEVLENGELGVRPLRVCDATDVYTLRGDAEPEVYEPRFTYHGFRYVQIDNWPSEEQDVVAALEAVVCHTDMEEQGTFACSDNKLNQLFSNVRWSMRDNFLSIPTDCPQRDERLGWTGDLALFAPTATYIYGCYPILRDWLKGVWFDQQRQGGVPPMVSPNILDKCRIWGPVWPCAIWHDVVVLAPWALYEETADPAILADQFESMETWFKVIPKNKGRCTHLWDFNADQLSDWLDPSAPPDDAAKATTDPPLVANAFLINSLDIMARVCGVLGKKKDHLFYKSWADNARAEFTEEYVSPSGRLVSDTQTAYSLAICFKLLNKDQLSRAGSRLAEIVRRNAFRIGTGFAGTPFVCEALTLTGHSNVAYSMLLNEKCPSWLYAISMGATTTWERWDSMLPDGSINPGEMTSFNHYAYGAIAKFMVERLAGLQRLEAGWKRSRVQPVVGGDFTWASASHLTPYGRVSSSWKLEGDEAGKQVIRVDIEVPPSTTMEVVLPGENGTQKIEVVGSGRWSFTADFEKQGEWPVKEIKFILSKIVEDFQREEELKTQAPNGIET from the exons ATGTCTCTGCAAGTTTTTGATGTTCGCTTTGAGCATTATCGCAGCCCCAATACCTTGGGTATTCATGAGCACAAACCTCGCATTTCCTGGCGTCTAAGCAACGCCCCTCCAGGCTTTGAGCAGCAAGCTTATGAACTGCGCCTGGAGCAGATCATCGGCAAGGAAAGCTATGTCGTCTGCACTTCTCAAGTGGAATCTTCAGAGTCCCATTTAGTTCCCtggccagctgaagagtcGCTCGCTTCTCGTCAAAGATACACTGTCTGCATTCGAGTCCgtggtgaaggagaaacATCCTTTTCCGATTGGAGCGAGCGGGCTTGGCTGGAGACAGGCTTGCTCAACCGAAGTGACTGGAAAAGCAAATTCATTTCGGCTCCTTGGTCAGAGAAGGACAATGATAAGCCGAAGCCAGAGGATCTCTTTCGCAAAGCATTTACGTTGAATTCTGGCATCGCATCGGCTCGCCTCTACATAACCGCGCAGGGCATTTATGAGGCAGAGATCAATGGCCGTCGCGTTGGCGATTACTTCCTCGCGCCCGGTTGGAGCTGCTACGACAACGAATTGACATATCAGACCTATGATGTTACGGACCTTCTTGACAGCAGAGACAATTGTCTGGGTGTCCGTCTTGCTGAAGGCTGGTTCACTGGCAGATTGAGTTTTGATGGCGGTATACGCAACAGATATGGCACGCGTACAAGCCTCCTTGCACAGCTCGAATTGCAGTACTCCGACGGGTCTTCGCAAGTCATTACAACAGACGATGACTGGATGGTAGCTCAAGGCCCCATTCGCCTGGCGGAGATTTACAACGGCGAAAAGTACGATGCTACCGTTGAGTTACCTGGATGGTCTTCTCACGAGCACGTCATTGGACATTGGGAGCGCGCCGTTGCGCTGCCATTTATATCTGAAAAGATCAACTTGACAGCCGGTTATCGTGAGCCTGTCCGACGAATTGAGACATTGCAGCCAATCTCCAAGATCACAACACCATCTGGCAAGACAATACTCGATTTCGGGCAGAACTTGGTGGGATATGTTCGGATCAAAGCTGTTCAAGGACAGCGTGGTCATGAAGTCACGTTGAAGCATGCCGAGGTTCTCGAAAATGGAGAACTGGGTGTTAGGCCCCTTCGTGTCTGTGACGCCACGGATGTCTACACACTCAGAGGAGATGCTGAACCCGAGGTATACGAGCCTCGATTCACATATCATGGCTTCCGTTACGTCCAGATCGACAATTGGCCTTCCGAAGAGCAAGATGTTGTCGCTGCGCTCGAGGCCGTTGTCTGTCATACTGATATGGAAGAACAAGGAACCTTTGCGTGCTCCGATAATAAATTGAACCAATTATTCAGCAACGTCCGCTGGAGTATGCGAGACAACTTCCTCTCAATCCCAACAGACTGCCCACAGCGCGATGAGCGACTTGGCTGGACCGGTGATTTGGCCTTGTTTGCGCCAACAGCTACTTACATCTACGGCTGCTACCCGATTCTTCGAGACTGGCTCAAAGGTGTATGGTTTGACCAACAGCGACAGGGAGGAGTGCCTCCAATGGTATCGCCAAACATTCTTGACAAATGCAGGATCTGGGGTCCTGTTTGGCCTTGTGCTATCTGGCATGATGTGGTCGTCTTGGCTCCTTGGGCGCTGTATGAAGAAACAGCTGATCCTGCTATCTTGGCTGACCAGTTTGAGTCAATGGAGACATGGTTCAAAGTCATCCCCAAGAACAAGGGCCGATGCACTCATCTGTGGGATTTTAATGCCGATCAACTATCC GACTGGCTTGACCCAAGCGCTCCACCAGACGATGCTGCCAAAGCTACGACGGATCCTCCACTGGTAGCCAACGCATTTTTGATCAACTCTCTTGACATCATGGCACGCGTCTGTGGTGTTCTTGGCAAGAAAAAAGATCATTTATTCTACAAATCGTGGGCCGACAATGCCCGAGCAGAGTTCACCGAAGAATACGTCTCCCCAAGCGGTCGCCTTGTATCAGACACGCAGACCGCATACTCATTGGCGATTtgcttcaagcttctcaataAGGACCAGCTATCACGAGCTGGGTCGCGACTTGCAGAAATTGTTCGAAGAAATGCCTTCCGCATTGGTACTGGCTTTGCTGGTACACCTTTTGTCTGCGAAGCCCTCACCTTGACCGGCCACAGCAACGTCGCTTATTCCATGCTTCTCAATGAGAAATGCCCCTCGTGGCTGTATGCTATCTCTATGGGCGCTACTACAACTTGGGAACGCTGGGACAGTATGCTACCTGACGGATCCATCAACCCTGGCGAGATGACCAGCTTCAACCATTACGCTTACGGGGCGATCGCCAAGTTTATGGTTGAACGACTTGCTGGATTGCAGCGGCTTGAAGCGGGATGGAAGAGGTCGAGGGTGCAGCCTGTTGTTGGGGGCGATTTTACTTGGGCATCTGCGTCGCATCTCACGCCTTATGGCAGGGTGTCGAGTTCATGGAAGCTTGAAGGTGACGAGGCAGGAAAGCAGGTTATTCGCGTAGATATTGAAGTGCCACCAAGCACGACCATGGAAGTTGTGCTGCCTGGTGAGAATGGCACTCAGAAGATTGAGGTTGTTGGGTCAGGAAGGTGGTCATTCACAGCGGATTTTGAGAAGCAAGGAGAATGGCCAGTGAAAGAGATCAAGTTTATCTTGTCCAAGATTGTTGAGGATTTtcagagagaagaagagctcaagacaCAAGCTCCGAATGGTATAGAAACTTAG
- a CDS encoding 4ank: A designed ankyrin repeat protein with four identical consensus repeats translates to TALQLAVERGNKDIIKALLDKRADVNLSVQLGRTALLLAAENGDNDIVDLLLKNGAEQEKGDKASRTPLFVAVANGDKAMTKTLLGSAKNTLNVTSLHDRNLLDVAVDSGNRDVVWLIAEKASSFRSGRGQKNA, encoded by the coding sequence ACCGCTTTACAATTGGCCGTTGAGCGGGGTAATAAAGACATCATAAAAGCGCTCCTTGACAAAAGAGCAGATGTAAACTTATCGGTCCAGCTGGGGCGGACAGCTCTGCTACTTGCAGCGGAAAATGGTGATAACGATATCGTTGATCTCCTACTGAAAAATGGAGCTGAGCAGGAGAAGGGAGACAAAGCGAGCCGAACTCCCCTTTTTGTTGCCGTGGCGAATGGTGATAAAGCGATGACGAAAACGCTACTCGGTAGTGCCAAGAATACTCTCAACGTTACAAGCTTGCATGATCGGAACCTACTGGACGTAGCTGTGGATAGTGGGAACAGGGATGTTGTATGGTTGATTGCAGAGAAGGCTTCATCCTTTCGGTCAGGGAGAGGTCAAAAGAACGCATAA